TTCCTGGTGGCCAGGCGCCTCGGCGTACCCTCTGCTGCCGTCACCAACTTTACATGGGACTGGATTTACGGGAGCTATGTGAGAAGTCATCCCGCCTATGGCTTTCTTATCGATGAGCTCCGCGATGCTTATGCAGGAGCTTCGATTGCCCTGAGGCTCCCTTTCGCCGGCGACTTCTCGGCCTTCAGCCATGTCGTTGACATCCCCCTCATCGCCAGAATTCCCAGGCTTCCTCCCTCCCGGGTGAGGGACATGCTCAGGCTTCCCGCGGGGAGGCCCCTGGTCCTGGTGTCTTTCGGAGGCTTCCCCATTGACGCCAGGCTCCTCTCCCGCCCCCGCCTGCGCCGCAGATACCGGTTTATAACCACCTATCCGTCAATGGTAAGGGTGCCGGGCGTGATCCATATCGAGGAAGAGCAGCTTCTTTCCCGGAATATTGCCTATCCGGACCTGGTGAATGCCGTTGATGCCGTCGTAGGAAAGCCAGGATATGGAATCGTCTCGGAGTGCATCGCGTGCCGCACTCCCTTTCTCTTCACTTCACGGGGCGATTTCCGCGAATATCCAGTGATGGTGAGGGCTATGAAGAAAATGATCCCGGCAGAGTATATTTCACAAAGGGATCTCTTTTCCGGCAGCCTTCAAGGCCCCCTTGAAAAGCTTCTCTCCATGGCACTGCCGCCTCCCGTGCCCTGCGATGGCGCCCTCCACGCCGCAAAGCTCCTCGCCTCTCTGCTTGAGAGTGGTGGAGAGACGGCGCCCGGGAGGCTTGGGGGATGACTCAGGCCCGGGGAAACTCAAAGGGGAGGGAAGAAACGATAGCCCCGAACTAAAGGGGATTGCGACATTAACGCAATCTTCACGAGGCACGAGTGTCATTGCATAGAAACGCATGCAAAGACCAGACGCTCTTCAAAGCCTTTCCAGTAAGAGTCCAGGGAACATTCTCCTCTTTCAGCAAACATTTTGGGGATTGTCCCTATGGGTGTATCTATGCACAGACAATCCCTTGTTTGCCGGGAGAATGTCCCTGGACTCTCTATTCTGGTTCTGCGAAGAAATATTCAAATCTTTACATCTGTCTGTCCCCATTTTTCCCTTAAAGAGGAAATTTTTTTCTTTTGTCTAATACATGCAAAAATTTATGTATGGCACTTAAAAGGGGGCATATACCAGTGAAAAACATAATGAGAAACAGGTTCGTGCAGCTTCTGTTACTGCTTGCGCTTGTCACGCCGCTCATGGGTTTTACCGCCTGGACGTCCTACGGCCACAGCGGAGTAATGAATTATAAGTACGGCCAGACATGGGGCGGTGAATTATGGGCCTATCCCCCGGTCAACGGCTACCTCTGCGCCGACTTTCCCTGGCATAACCCGCCGGTCTACGATGTTGCCGACTATTTTGGCCATCCCCGCCATGAATTCGGCTTCGGCGTCCGCATCACCCCTTATTTCTGCCTCGCGCCGATGGACACTTCGCAGGTCTATCTGGCAGTGATACAGTTTGTGCCACCGCTCTCGAAATACAACATCAAGTGGACCGTAAAAGGCGGCGACGTGATAAGGGAATGGGGCGAGCACAACGAATACATCAGGGTGAAGCTCAACGATCCCAAGATGGAAATCTATGCCGAGATTCCTCCCACCAACATGCGCGATATCTACTACCTGAAATATCATCGCCCCTGAGATAGGATATTTCACCGGACATGAAAAATATTAGGGAAGGGCAGCACCTTCCCTTTGTTTTTTATAAAGAATGTCATTTTTCTCACGGAGCCTGAAATGGATGGATTAAGGTCAGGGAGCATCCTTCACGGAGCTTACAGGATAGTCGAGACAGCGAAGAAAAAGAGCTGGTCTTTCCATTACAGGGCCGAATCTCTCTCGGGTGACGAAAAGTATTACCTCAAGGAGTTCCTTGAGCCTCCCTCGGCGGACCCCGATGAGCTCGCCCTGCTCATGGAGAAGTTCGAGGCTTTTATCAGGAGGTTCATCAGCCTGGCCCATCCCCGGATTATGAAGGTTATTGATTATTTCAGGGATTCGGAGCGGTACTACGTGGTTCTCGAAAACGTAGCGGGAATAACGCTCCAGCAAAAAGCCTTTTCATGGGATTCCCTGGGAGAGGAGATTGCCAGGTTCGCATCGGACCTCTGCGATACGCTGCTGTACATTGAGCATCTTCAAAAGTCTCTGGAAATACGATCTCTTTCGCCAGATAATATCCTTATATCCGCTGATCTCTCCTTCAAGCTCATTGACCTGGGCATAGGCTCCTTTTTCCTTCCCTTTGACAGGAAAAAAGTCATTGTGAAGCCCCCCGGCGCTCCTGGATTTGCCGCGCCGGAGGAGTACGGCTCAAGGAAGGTGGACAGGAAGTCCGATATCTACTCATTCGGGGCCATTCTCTATTTCCTTTTCACAAGGCAGAGGCCCCCGGAATCGTCAGATCTCCTTCTTGGAAACGAGGTCCTGGTCCCTCCCACACACCTCAGGAAGAATATCAATCCCGAGATTGAAAAGGTCATAATGAAAGCCATGGCCCTCGACAGAGGCGAGCGATACGAGAGCTTCTCCGACATCCAGAAAGGCCTTAAAAGCGCTTCTCTGGAGACCTGGAGCTCGGCTCACACTCACCCGATGGAGAAGGCAAGGGACCTGAAAAAGCAGGGCCCTGATATTGAGGATCTCCCCGAAATTGAGCCCTATGCCGCAGAAGAGGAATGGATAATCAACAGGTTCAGGAAAGATGACATCGGTATCACCTCGCCCATAGGCATAGATGTGGGAAGTGACAGCATAAAGCTCACCGCTATTGACATGCAGAAGGACGGGAATAATATAGCGCTTGTGGCAAAGGTTCCCACCCCGGCGGGCACCGTTTCAGAGGGCGTCATAGAAAAGCCTGCTGAGCTTGCCCAGTACCTCAGAGACTGGCTCGAGATGAAAGGCCTGCCCCTTGTTCATACCGCCCGCCATGGTTTTTTTGAAAAGCTGGCCGTCTCAACGGGCTTATCTAAAAGATGCTGCGTGGTGATGACGGGCGGAACAAAGCTTTTTGTGCGGGGGATGGAAATGGACACGTCAGATCCCCATGACATAAAATTTCTTGCCCAGCTTCAGATCTCTGACAACCTGCCCATCAAGATTGAGCAGGCCAAATGCGAGACCGTGCTGGTGACCCATGAGAAGAAAAAGAACAGGATCCTTTTTTTCGCCCTCTCCAGGGAGATCCTTGACAAGACCAGGGAATTCGCAAACGCCCTGAATTTCAACCTTGTATCCACCGAGTTTGAGCCCTTTGCCCTGAAAAGGGCGCTCCCCCTTATCCTGGGGAGCGATACGCTCTACAAGACTTTGGCCCTGCTCAATATCGGTGCGGAATACAGCTTCCTTGCATTCTACGGTAAGGGTTCCATCCGCCACAGCAGGATACTTCCTTTCGGAGGAAGGGCGATTACAAGGAAGCTTGCCGAGAGCCTGGAGCTCCCGCCGGAAAAGGCCGAAAATGTAAAAAGGATTTATGCAGCCATAGGTAATGATGGCGCCAGGGATTTCCCCTCGCCTCTCTCGGAATCGCTTTTCACCTTCATTGAGCCGCTCCTGAAGGATCTTGCCAGGGAGCTGAACAAGACTTTCAGCTATTACAGCAGCGTCAATGAGAACCGCAAGGTGGAGCTGCTTATCCTCACGGGCGGCGGTGCCTCTCTTAAAAACCTTGACAGGTACCTCCACCACGAGGTGGGCGTTTCAGTCGTGACCGGCAACGTGTTCCGCAATCTCCTCTGGAGCTCCATACTTGAGGGGAACACCAAGGCCCTGGAAAAGGAATTCACCTCCTTCTCCGTCAGCATGGGGCTCTCATTCGGGGAGTATCACATGTCCTACAGGAAATAAAGGGGTCAGCCAATGGGAAGATACTGCTGGGTCCCTTCCACTGAGGGCAGGGGAGCAGATGAGAGCCTGCCTGAGGTGAGAGACACCGACAGGGCCCTCGATGCCGCGCTCTTTCTAAGGGAAAAGAGGTTCCCCATCGGAGTGGTGCTTGACAACATAAGAAGCGCATACAATGTGGGCTCAATATTCAGGACAGCCGACGCGGCGAGGGTAGAAAAGCTTTACCTCTGCGGCGTCACCGCCTATCCCCCCAATGACAAGCTTGAAAAGACTGCGCTGGGGGCCGTGGATTTTGTCCCCTGGGAATACCACGGCCAAACTCTGGCCCTAGTCAGGCATCTGAAGGATGAAGGGGCTGCCATCGTAAGCCTTGAAACTGCCGCGGGTAGCATATGCCACTTTCAGTACCGGTTCCCGAAGCCGGTCTTCCTCGTGGTAGGGAATGAGGTGGACGGCGTGTCCAGGGAAGTCCTCAGGCTCTCTGACGCCATCGTGGAAGTGCCGGTCTGGGGAATGAAGAATTCCATAAATGTGGCCGCCCTTTTCGGGATTGTGATCTATGAGCTGCTGCGACAGTTCGGGACAGCACCTGACGGGGCTCCCCTCGGGGAGCTCCGCTGACGGGGCTGCTCCCACCGGGAGGTGTAATGCAATGGAGCACCGGGCCTCCAAGAGGCTTCATGAGGCGCTTGAAGCACTTTATGACAGGTTTAACGACCGCTCCTTCATCCACCCCGATCCCCTCGAGCTCCTTTATCAATGGGATGACGGCAGCGACCGCGAGATAGCGGGCCTTATCGCCTCATCACTTGCCTATGGCAGGGTGAAACAGATACTCAGGAGCGCCTCCTCTGTGCTGGAGCGCATGAAGCCTTCTCCCTCCTCCTTTATAAAAGTTGCCGGTGAAGGCTCGCTCATTTCACTTTTCTCTTCTTTCAGGCACCGCTTCACCACGGGAGAGGAGCTTGTTTCGCTCCTGAAGGGGATACAGAGGGTGGTGCTCACCTATGGCTCGCTCCAGGAATGTTTCATGAAGCATCTCAAACGGGGTGATGCCACAGTGGTACCGGCCCTCACCGGCTTCGTGAAGGAGCTCGCAGGATCTTCGGGAGGAAAAAGCTCCCTTCTGCCTTCGCCCGGGCAGGGAAGCGCCTGTAAGAGGCTCTTTCTTTTCCTCAGGTGGATGGTCAGGAAAGATACTGTTGACCCGGGATGCTGGGAAGGATGCGACAGGTCAAAGCTCGTGATTCCCCTTGACACCCATATGCACCGCATCTGTCGCTGCCTGGGCCTTACCGATTCCCGCCATGGTCAGCTTGCCACAGCCTTGAAAATCACCGGGGCATTCAGAGAGCTGGCGCCTGCTGACCCTGTGCGCTATGATTTTTCCCTTACCAGGCTGGGGATAAGGGAAGAGTGCGACCCCGGGGCTTTTTTCAATGCCTGCGGAATACCCTGGGATGGTAAAAAGGGATAAGAAGGCCAGTGAAAGAACTTCTAAGAGACGTTCATATGAGGAGCTCTCATGGAGAAAAGAAACCCCCTGGCGGCAGGAGTGAAGTTCCGCATCACTTCCAGGGAATTTGCGCTGCTTTTTGAAAACGCCATGGACCTGATGTTCATCGTTGACAGGAACGGCGCTTTTCTTGAATGCAACCCCTCTTGTTACCAGAGCTTCGGGTATCAGAAAGACGAGCTGCTGGCGATGACGCTCCACGACATTGTGGCAACCCAGTATAAGCCGCTGATACAAGGGAGAATAAGACGGATTATGCAGAAGGGGCATCTCCTTTTCGAATCTGCCTTCACCAGAAGAGATGGAATCACCATCCCAGTTGAGGTGAACACCACGGCCGTCACCATCAAAAGGCGCAGAGTGATCCTGGGAATAGCCCGTGATGCCACCCTCAGGAAAGAATCAGAGGCGATTCTGCGCCATTCCTATTGTGAGATGGAGAACAAGGTCCAGGAGAGGACCACCGAGCTGAGAAGGCTCAATGAGAGCCTGAAAAAGATGATCTCCCAGACCGAGACGGCCAAAAGCGAGCTGGAGCTTGCCAAGGACCAGGCGGTGAGCGCAAGCAGGTCAAAGAGCCAGTTTATCGCCACCATAAGCCACGAGCTCAGAACACCCCTTAATGCCATCATAGGGTTCTCCCAGATTCTGATGGGACAGTTTTACGGGGCTCTGAACGAGAAACAGGGAGAGTATGTCAACAACATCCTCTATGCGGGAAGGCATCTCACCGGCCTTATCAATAATATCCTGGATCTCTCCAAGATTGAGTCCGGCAGGCTCGGGTTCACCATCACCAGGGTACAGCTCAGGAAATTCCTGGAAAAGCAGATTTCTTCCATCATGGATGAGGCTCGTGAGAATAATATCACCATGAGCCTTGACATCCCTGAAGAGCTGGAGTCCATCACTTTCAGCATTGACGAACAGAAACTGGGGCAGATCATGTTCTACCTCCATTCGAATGCGGTCAAGTTCACGCCCCCGGGAGGGGTAGTGGACACCAGGGTGAGATGCACTGAGAGCACACTCGTGGTGAGCGTGACTGATACGGGTCCCGGCATAAGGAAAGAGGATCAGGTGAGGATCTTTGAGGAGTTTGTCCAGCTTGATCAGTCTCACACCAGGAAGCATGGCGGCACGGGCCTCGGCCTGACTCTCACCAAGAGGCTCGTCGAAATGCTTGGCGGCACCATCTGGGTAAAAAGCGAGGGTCCCGGCAAGGGCAGCACCTTTTCATTCACTGTTCCTTTCGTTGAGCTGAAGCGTCACAGGGGAGGAGATAAATCATGATGCCCAAGGAGAATAAGGATGTATTGAAGGGAAAAAGAATCCTCATCATTGAGGATGAATATACAAGCAGGATTATCGCCAGGGACTTTCTCTCCGTGCTCGGATGCGTTATCAGTGAGGCCGGTGACGGGGAAGAGGGTGTTGCCTGTGCTGCCGACTTCAAGCCGGACCTCATACTCATGGATATACAGATGCCTGTGATGGACGGGATAGAAGCCACAAAGCTTCTGAAAAATGACACCAAGACCTCACATATTCCCATCATTGCCCTCACGGCCTGCGCGATGGCCGACGACGAGGCGAATTCCTTGAGCGCAGGCTGTGACGAATACCTCGCAAAGCCCTTCGATCTTGCCCAGCTCCTGGCAAAGATGAAGAAGCTTCTTGGGAAGTCCAGACAATAAGGGTATCCAATATTTTTCTGCCGGCGACCAGCCTCTTTGTTTCATGGATTGACAACAGGGAAATAAACAGGTATAATAATACCAAAATACCAAAATAGGCAGAATGAAAGGAGCCCTTTGATGAAGACCAGGAGAAAGATCATAAGAATAGATGAAGAAAAGTGCACCGGCTGCGGCATCTGCATTGACGCATGTGCCGAAGGTGCTCTTGCCCTTGTGAACGGCAAGGCAAAGCTGGTGGGCGAAGTGTACTGTGACGGCCTGGGCGCCTGCATAGGGGGATGCCCTTTTGAGGCGCTCACCATCGTGGAAGAGGAATGTGAAGACTTTGACGAGGAAAAAGCAAAAGAAATGCTTGCCCAAAGGCCGAAAAAGCCCTCCATTGAAGGCCAGTGCCAGTGTCCAGGATCGCAGGCTTTTGAAATGCCCCTGAAGGAGGCTGCCAAAAAAGGGGCGCCATCGGAAGCCCTCCGGTCAGAGCTTTCCCACTGGCCTGTCAAGCTCCGGCTCATAAACCCGCAGTCACCTTTCCTCCAGGGAGCTGACCTGCTACTGATGGCCGACTGCGTGGCTGCCTCCCTTCCCGATCTCCACCGCCAGCTGGTTGCCGGAAACAAGATAGCCATAGGATGCCCTAAATTTGACGATCTTGATGAATACCTTGAGCGCCTTACGGGAATACTGGAGGCCGCCCGGCCCAAATCCCTTACTGTAGCCCATATGGAGGTCCCCTGCTGCCGAGGTCTCTCCATGGTCGCCCACCAGGCCCTTCAGAAGGTAAAATCGTCAATACCGCTCACAAAGATTATCATCAGCAGGGATGGCAGGATAATCGAGAGGAGCAGTGCCGCGCCGGCAGTTCAATGATTCGGGATATCAGGCCCCGAGAGGCCCCCTGAGTCCCCAATCTGCTGGAGCCCATTCCCTGGGGCAAAAGCCCCTTACGTGCGGAATATCACATATTTTCCCTGCTCTTTCTGCTATAGTGATTATAGAAAGAAAGGGGGAAGGTGAAAAAAATGTTCAGCAGAAAAGGGGAACGGGGACTCGCAGTGGCAATCACTCTCATGGTGCTCACCATCATATGCATCATAGCTTTCGCTCTGAGCACCAACGGGGTAAGGGCCCTCAACTTCACGAACGAGGATAAATATCACAAGCAGGCTTTCTATGCTGCCGAGAGCGGCATTCAGAAGATACTTCTCAAATACAGGAACAACGAATCAGGATGGGCCAGCGGCATCGCTTCTTCACCCATGCCGTCTCCCTGCTCGACGGGCATGGGCACGAAGTTCTACGTGGGCGTCTACCAGTCAGGGCAGATGCCTCCTGTTCCCTGTGCTTCGCCGGTGCCCACGGGAATGCTCTACTTCCTCTCGACGGGCCTTGCCCACAACGACAGAAGCGTGCAGAAGATCGGCGTCATGATAAAAGATACAAGAAACCAGGGATTCAGGTACGCCCTTGCCACCGCAGGCTCCATCAATTTCAAGAACACCTCAATCCAGGGGAGCGTCAAGTGCAACGGCAATATGACCTTCGTGAGCCAGCTTGATACTTATCCTGACTATACCAGCCGTGAGGGAAAGGTTTTCTGCTGCGCCCAGATCCAGAATGGCTCCAAGCAGATCACCATGTACACGACACCGACCATGACGCCGCCTGGTGTTGCCGCCCCCACACCTACGCCCACTGTCACAATACCTCTCAAGGCAAGGAATGGAATCACCGGGTACCCGTCCAAGGTCACCAACCCATACGGCGACGTGACGCCCTGTGACAGCTCTGATGACACCCTGCCCTTCAACTGCGAGGGGTACACGGAGCCTACGGAAGTGCCGGGATACGACCAGTGCCTTCCCAATCCCGATATGACACAGCTTCTCAACGGAGCGGTGACGAACAACACCTCGAATTTCAATGGCACCGTGAATCTTGGGAGCAACGGCAAGGTGTGGTTTCCTTACTCCTCAGGTGATCCGATAAGCGGCGGAGGTGTGAAGATAACGGGTGTGACAGGATCAGGCACGATCATTGTGGGATCTTTCGGCAACCCTGGAAAGATGGCATGGAAAATCACCAATGCAACTCCAAACGTGAATATTGTGGTAGTCGATGGCGGAACGGCAGCGGGCTGGGTGAACAACGGGACTCTCGGGACGGCAAAGCTCAGCTTTGATGCAAACGCAAGCATCAACGGCCTGGTATATTGCCATGGTCCGGAAATCACCCAGGGGCAGACAACCTTTACCGGCTCAGTGATAAGTTATGGAACGGGGGCAAGCGGCTTCATAGAAGGTGCCCAGACAAACTTCTACTACAACACCCCGTCATGTGACGGCTTCACCCAGTGGTTCGGCTCCGCATCGGGCAAGAACACAGTGACAAGCGTGTCCTGGGAACGCTATTAAGGACCTTTTTTCTTGACACACCGGGGATAATGTGACATAATGAAAATGTTGTCCGAAGAGTCGCTTTTCAAGTCTTGCGAGGGGGTGCTGCGCGGTGAACAAGGATATTCTCGACACTATCAACAAGGGAGTGAATATTGCCTCGAAAATGGTCACCAAGGGTGTCGGTGAAGTTTCAAAGACCTTGAAGCCCACTACAGAGACCGCAAAGATAACCCTCCAGACAGGTCTCTATTACAGCAGGAGAGAGAGGTGCCCCGGGAAGCTCATCCCCTCAGTAGGTTTCTTCGAGCCCCAGATGAACAGCAAGATGATAGTGAGCGTCTTCAAGAACCTCACGCTGCCCCAGGGCGAGAGAGCCTTTATCCAGGGCTGCCAGAGCCTCATGATAGGCAGGGAGAAGGAGG
The Candidatus Eremiobacterota bacterium genome window above contains:
- the pilM gene encoding pilus assembly protein PilM, which encodes MDGLRSGSILHGAYRIVETAKKKSWSFHYRAESLSGDEKYYLKEFLEPPSADPDELALLMEKFEAFIRRFISLAHPRIMKVIDYFRDSERYYVVLENVAGITLQQKAFSWDSLGEEIARFASDLCDTLLYIEHLQKSLEIRSLSPDNILISADLSFKLIDLGIGSFFLPFDRKKVIVKPPGAPGFAAPEEYGSRKVDRKSDIYSFGAILYFLFTRQRPPESSDLLLGNEVLVPPTHLRKNINPEIEKVIMKAMALDRGERYESFSDIQKGLKSASLETWSSAHTHPMEKARDLKKQGPDIEDLPEIEPYAAEEEWIINRFRKDDIGITSPIGIDVGSDSIKLTAIDMQKDGNNIALVAKVPTPAGTVSEGVIEKPAELAQYLRDWLEMKGLPLVHTARHGFFEKLAVSTGLSKRCCVVMTGGTKLFVRGMEMDTSDPHDIKFLAQLQISDNLPIKIEQAKCETVLVTHEKKKNRILFFALSREILDKTREFANALNFNLVSTEFEPFALKRALPLILGSDTLYKTLALLNIGAEYSFLAFYGKGSIRHSRILPFGGRAITRKLAESLELPPEKAENVKRIYAAIGNDGARDFPSPLSESLFTFIEPLLKDLARELNKTFSYYSSVNENRKVELLILTGGGASLKNLDRYLHHEVGVSVVTGNVFRNLLWSSILEGNTKALEKEFTSFSVSMGLSFGEYHMSYRK
- a CDS encoding RNA methyltransferase, which encodes MGRYCWVPSTEGRGADESLPEVRDTDRALDAALFLREKRFPIGVVLDNIRSAYNVGSIFRTADAARVEKLYLCGVTAYPPNDKLEKTALGAVDFVPWEYHGQTLALVRHLKDEGAAIVSLETAAGSICHFQYRFPKPVFLVVGNEVDGVSREVLRLSDAIVEVPVWGMKNSINVAALFGIVIYELLRQFGTAPDGAPLGELR
- a CDS encoding TIGR02757 family protein; translated protein: MEHRASKRLHEALEALYDRFNDRSFIHPDPLELLYQWDDGSDREIAGLIASSLAYGRVKQILRSASSVLERMKPSPSSFIKVAGEGSLISLFSSFRHRFTTGEELVSLLKGIQRVVLTYGSLQECFMKHLKRGDATVVPALTGFVKELAGSSGGKSSLLPSPGQGSACKRLFLFLRWMVRKDTVDPGCWEGCDRSKLVIPLDTHMHRICRCLGLTDSRHGQLATALKITGAFRELAPADPVRYDFSLTRLGIREECDPGAFFNACGIPWDGKKG
- a CDS encoding ATP-binding protein, which gives rise to MEKRNPLAAGVKFRITSREFALLFENAMDLMFIVDRNGAFLECNPSCYQSFGYQKDELLAMTLHDIVATQYKPLIQGRIRRIMQKGHLLFESAFTRRDGITIPVEVNTTAVTIKRRRVILGIARDATLRKESEAILRHSYCEMENKVQERTTELRRLNESLKKMISQTETAKSELELAKDQAVSASRSKSQFIATISHELRTPLNAIIGFSQILMGQFYGALNEKQGEYVNNILYAGRHLTGLINNILDLSKIESGRLGFTITRVQLRKFLEKQISSIMDEARENNITMSLDIPEELESITFSIDEQKLGQIMFYLHSNAVKFTPPGGVVDTRVRCTESTLVVSVTDTGPGIRKEDQVRIFEEFVQLDQSHTRKHGGTGLGLTLTKRLVEMLGGTIWVKSEGPGKGSTFSFTVPFVELKRHRGGDKS
- a CDS encoding response regulator, which gives rise to MMPKENKDVLKGKRILIIEDEYTSRIIARDFLSVLGCVISEAGDGEEGVACAADFKPDLILMDIQMPVMDGIEATKLLKNDTKTSHIPIIALTACAMADDEANSLSAGCDEYLAKPFDLAQLLAKMKKLLGKSRQ
- a CDS encoding 4Fe-4S binding protein, whose amino-acid sequence is MKTRRKIIRIDEEKCTGCGICIDACAEGALALVNGKAKLVGEVYCDGLGACIGGCPFEALTIVEEECEDFDEEKAKEMLAQRPKKPSIEGQCQCPGSQAFEMPLKEAAKKGAPSEALRSELSHWPVKLRLINPQSPFLQGADLLLMADCVAASLPDLHRQLVAGNKIAIGCPKFDDLDEYLERLTGILEAARPKSLTVAHMEVPCCRGLSMVAHQALQKVKSSIPLTKIIISRDGRIIERSSAAPAVQ
- a CDS encoding pilus assembly PilX N-terminal domain-containing protein, with translation MFSRKGERGLAVAITLMVLTIICIIAFALSTNGVRALNFTNEDKYHKQAFYAAESGIQKILLKYRNNESGWASGIASSPMPSPCSTGMGTKFYVGVYQSGQMPPVPCASPVPTGMLYFLSTGLAHNDRSVQKIGVMIKDTRNQGFRYALATAGSINFKNTSIQGSVKCNGNMTFVSQLDTYPDYTSREGKVFCCAQIQNGSKQITMYTTPTMTPPGVAAPTPTPTVTIPLKARNGITGYPSKVTNPYGDVTPCDSSDDTLPFNCEGYTEPTEVPGYDQCLPNPDMTQLLNGAVTNNTSNFNGTVNLGSNGKVWFPYSSGDPISGGGVKITGVTGSGTIIVGSFGNPGKMAWKITNATPNVNIVVVDGGTAAGWVNNGTLGTAKLSFDANASINGLVYCHGPEITQGQTTFTGSVISYGTGASGFIEGAQTNFYYNTPSCDGFTQWFGSASGKNTVTSVSWERY